Below is a genomic region from Citrobacter europaeus.
CGGGAAGGGCCGTCCAGTTCAAACAGCGGCTGATTGGCCTTGATGCTGTCGCCATCTTCAACATGCCAGGTGATGTTGACATCATCGCCAGCCAGTTGAATAAAGACTTCCTCCACCCAGCGTTTCCCACAAAAAACGCCATCTTCGCGGGTGATCACGGTGGCGTGGGAGCGCATATCTTCGGGCAAAAGCTGTGCGGTGATATCGTTATTGGCATCAACTTCTCCGCCTAAATCTTCACGCAGCGCCTGAGCTACAGCGGCAGGGATATCCAGATTTATGCGTTCCAACAGCGCGTCACGTCGGTAGTCAGGGTTATAGCGGCGAGGCGGCATGATAAAACTCCAAATTGCTAACGAATCATAAGGTGGAAACATGCTACCCTGAACCTGATATGAGCACCACCAATAAGGAGATTCTGCATGTTGTTAGACGAGGGCTGGCTGGCAGAGGCGCGACGCGTACCCTCTCCTCATTACGATTGCCGCCCGGATGACGAAAACCCTTCTCTGCTGGTGGTGCATAATATCAGCCTGCCGCCCGGCGAGTTCGGCGGACCGTGGATTGATGCGCTGTTTACCGGCACGATTGATCCTAATGCCCATCCTTATTTTGCCGGGATCGCCCATCTGCGCGTGTCGGCCCATTGTTTAATTCGCCGTGATGGTGAAATCGTGCAGTATGTCCCCTTTGATAAACGCGCTTGGCATGCTGGCGTGTCGAACTATCAAGGGCGCGAACGCTGTAATGATTTTTCAATTGGTATTGAGCTGGAAGGGACGGATACGCTGGCCTATACCGACGCGCAGTACCAGCAACTTGCAGCCGTGACCAATGCCCTGATTACGCGTTATCCGGCTATTGCTAACAATATGACAGGACATTGCAATATTGCGCCCGAGCGTAAGACCGATCCCGGGCCCTCTTTTGACTGGGCAAGGTTTCGCGCCCTGGTCACCCCCTCGTCGCAAAAGGAGATGACATGACGCTGTTTACAACATTACTGGTGTTGATTGTTGAACGCCTGTTTAAGCTGGGTGAGCACTGGCAGCTTGATCACCGGGTTGAAGCATTTTTCCGCCGGGTGAAGCATTTCTCAATGATGCGTACCGTAGGCATGGCCCTGATTGCGATGGGGGTGACGTTTCTGCTGTTGCGCGCACTTCATGGACTGCTGTTTAACGTGCCCTTGCTGGTGGTGTGGATCTTAATTGGCTTGCTGTGTATTGGGGCTGGCAAAACGCGTCTTCATTATCATGCCTATCTGAACGCGGCGGCTCGCGATGACGCTCACGCCCGTGAGGCGATGGCCAGCGAGCTGACGCTTATCCATGGTGTTCCGCCGGACTGTGATGAGCGTGAGTTCCTGCGCGAACTGCAGAACGCGCTGTTATGGAACAACTTTCGCTTTTATCTGGCGCCGTTATTCTGGCTGATTGTCGGTGGCCCGTGGGGACCGGTAACGCTGGTGGGTTACGCCTTTTTACGTGCCTGGCAGTCCTGGCTGGCGCGCTATCAGACCCCGCACCAGCGTTTGCAATCGGGTATTGATGCGATCCTGCATGTGCTGGACTGGATCCCAGTGCGTCTGGCGGGCGTGGTCTATGCGCTGTTAGGACACGGCGAGAAGGCGTTGCCAGCCTGGTTTGCATCGCTTGCCGATCTACATACTTCGCAATATCAGGTACTAACGCGCCTGGCGCAGTTCTCTTTGGCGCGTGAACCCCATACCGATAAAGTCGAAACGCCAAAAGCGGCTGTTTCAATGGCGAAGAAGACTTCGTTTGTGGTGGTGGTGGTCATTGCGCTGCTGACAATTTATGGAACACTGATCTAGCGATTGTTGCCGGATAGCGGCATAACCGCCTTATCCGGCCTGGCGCATATGTAGGCCGGATAACGGCGCAATGACTCAATACGTATCCGCTGGCGGCACGCCAAAATCAGGCATCCCGTTTTCGTCCCAGCGCACGAGCTTCAGGCGAGTGTGGCGGTTTGGATCGTACAACGGATCGCCTTCAATTTCGGTGTAATTTCTCGCGTGGTACACCAGCACATCCTCACCTTCCGGCGTTTGCGTAAAGCTGTTGTGTCCCGGTCCGTACTGGCGGTTTTCGTAGCTGGTGGAAAAGACCGGGCGTGGTGATTTGTGCCAGTTCTGCGGGTTGAGCGGATCGGCGTTGAGGTCAATCCACAATAATCCCATACAGTAGTTCTCATCGGTGGCGCTGGCCGAATAGCTGATAAACAGCTTGTCGCCGTGAACCATGACAGCCGGACCTTCGTTGACCCAAAAACCCCGGCATTCCCAGTCATACTCTGGATGGCTGAGCATGACTGGCTCGCCTTTAATCGTCCATGGATTTTCCAGCTCAGCGAGATAGATATTGGAGTTGCCGGCGATATCGGGAGATTTTTGCGCCCACAGATACCACTGTTTTCCCTGGTGATGAAAGGTGGTGGCATCAAGCGCAAAGGTATCAAACTGTGTCTTAATCTGGCCTTTCTCTGTCCACTTGCCTGCCAGCGGATCGGTGTCCGCACATTCGAGCGCAAACATACGGTGCTGGAACATCCCCAGCTTGTCGAGCGCCTGTGTGTGGGTGGCGGCAAAATAGATGTACCATTTACCAGCCAGATGATGGATCTCAGGCGCCCAGATGAGTTGGCTCATGGGGCCGCTTTCTGGTTTGCGCCAGACGACAACCGGGACGGCGGTGCGCAGCCCTTCCAGCGTGTCAGCGCGACGGAGCTCCAGTCGATCGTATTCGGGCACTGAAGCAATGAAATAGTAGTGGCTACCGTCACGTAAAATAAACGGGTCGGCACGCTGTTCAATAAAGGGATTAGGCCACTGATTCATTAGGCTTTCCTTACGGTTTCAGTCGTTTTTATATCGTGGTATTCATTCAGTTCACGGTAGTTGGCGCGACGCTTTTCTAAATCTGCCTGGATTTGCTGCATAAACTCGCGGTCAACTTTCAGCAGACGAACCACGCCTGCGGTAATCAGGTAGCCTACGCCTGGTATGATGGTAAACAGCAGCATAATACCGTTAATGGCGGAGTCGCTTTGCGCTTTCGCCCCTGCGTCGTAGCCGTACCAGGAGAGCAGGAAGCCAACCATCGCTCCGGCAATCGCCAGGCCCAGTTTCAGGAAGAACAGGTTGCCGGAAAAGCTGATTCCGGTGATGCGTTTACCGGTTTTCCACTCGCCGTAGTCATCGACATCCGCCATCAGCGACCAGTGCAGTGGGGAAGGGATCTGATGCAGAATGTTGAGCAGGAAGTAGAGCACCATAATCATCATGGTGGCTTTTGGATCGAAGAAGTAAAATGCGCCGGAGAAAATCGCCAGGATGATATTGGTCCAGAAGAAGACTTTCAGTTTGCACCAGCGATCGGTTAACACCTTTGCCAGCATGCTGCCGATCATCATGCCGACAACGCCAAGGCTGATAAACAACGTGGCAAACTGCGTGCTTTGCTGCATAACCCAGGTCACGTAGTACATAGTGGCGGCCATGCGAATAAAGCCCGGACAGACGTTGCACAAGGTTAACAGCAGAATTTTTACCCACTGATCGTTCTTCCACACGTCCTTCAGGTCTGCTTTTAAGTCGTCGTTAGTCGGGACCGCAGGACGGACGCGCTCACGCACAGTTGCAAAGCAAAACAGGAACATACACATACCGATGAAGGCAAGGACCGCCATCGCCATCTGATAGCCTTTGGCTTTGTCTTCTCCACCAAACCAGTCCGCCATGGGCAATAGGGTGAGGGACAGCAGCAGGGTTGCAATACCGACCAATACAAAGCGATATGACTGGCAGGCGACGCGTTCCTTTGGATCGTTGGTGATGACGCTGCCGAGCGAGCAGTAAGGAATGTTGATTGCCGTATAGGTGATAGAGAGCAGGAAGTAAGTGACGAACGCATAGATAACTTTGCTGTTATATGTCCACTCAGGGGTGGTAAACATAAGTACGCTGAATAATGCGTAAGGGAAAGCCATCCACAAAAGCCATGGACGAAATCGACCATATTTGCTGCGGGTGCGGTCGGCCATCGCGCCCATTATAGGGTCAGTAACGGCATCGATAACGCGTACTGAGAGCAGTAATACGCCGACCAGGGCAGGCGCCAGACCAAAAATATCTGTATAAAAATAGTTAACAAACAACATGATGGCGCCAAAGATGATGTTGCATCCGGCGTCGCCCATTCCATAGCCGATCTTTTCTTTCACCGTGAGCTTACTGGTTTCCATCAACTGCACTCCATTAATGAGATATGGAGAGAATTATTGTCTGGCACCGTTGTTTTTGCGTTGCAGGATAACGCCGCTGATATGGACTAAACAGTCGTGAGTGGGAAAGTGTGAGGCAGGTAACAACCCCCACCCGATGCAGGTGGGGGGAGGGAGAATTAATGCGCTTTAACCGCGCCAGCGGTTTTCTGCTTGCACAGGTAGCCGATGCCAAGAATGGCAATCCATACCGGAATTAAGTA
It encodes:
- the ampD gene encoding 1,6-anhydro-N-acetylmuramyl-L-alanine amidase AmpD, with protein sequence MLLDEGWLAEARRVPSPHYDCRPDDENPSLLVVHNISLPPGEFGGPWIDALFTGTIDPNAHPYFAGIAHLRVSAHCLIRRDGEIVQYVPFDKRAWHAGVSNYQGRERCNDFSIGIELEGTDTLAYTDAQYQQLAAVTNALITRYPAIANNMTGHCNIAPERKTDPGPSFDWARFRALVTPSSQKEMT
- the ampE gene encoding beta-lactamase regulator AmpE, which codes for MTLFTTLLVLIVERLFKLGEHWQLDHRVEAFFRRVKHFSMMRTVGMALIAMGVTFLLLRALHGLLFNVPLLVVWILIGLLCIGAGKTRLHYHAYLNAAARDDAHAREAMASELTLIHGVPPDCDEREFLRELQNALLWNNFRFYLAPLFWLIVGGPWGPVTLVGYAFLRAWQSWLARYQTPHQRLQSGIDAILHVLDWIPVRLAGVVYALLGHGEKALPAWFASLADLHTSQYQVLTRLAQFSLAREPHTDKVETPKAAVSMAKKTSFVVVVVIALLTIYGTLI
- a CDS encoding family 43 glycosylhydrolase, encoding MNQWPNPFIEQRADPFILRDGSHYYFIASVPEYDRLELRRADTLEGLRTAVPVVVWRKPESGPMSQLIWAPEIHHLAGKWYIYFAATHTQALDKLGMFQHRMFALECADTDPLAGKWTEKGQIKTQFDTFALDATTFHHQGKQWYLWAQKSPDIAGNSNIYLAELENPWTIKGEPVMLSHPEYDWECRGFWVNEGPAVMVHGDKLFISYSASATDENYCMGLLWIDLNADPLNPQNWHKSPRPVFSTSYENRQYGPGHNSFTQTPEGEDVLVYHARNYTEIEGDPLYDPNRHTRLKLVRWDENGMPDFGVPPADTY
- a CDS encoding MFS transporter → METSKLTVKEKIGYGMGDAGCNIIFGAIMLFVNYFYTDIFGLAPALVGVLLLSVRVIDAVTDPIMGAMADRTRSKYGRFRPWLLWMAFPYALFSVLMFTTPEWTYNSKVIYAFVTYFLLSITYTAINIPYCSLGSVITNDPKERVACQSYRFVLVGIATLLLSLTLLPMADWFGGEDKAKGYQMAMAVLAFIGMCMFLFCFATVRERVRPAVPTNDDLKADLKDVWKNDQWVKILLLTLCNVCPGFIRMAATMYYVTWVMQQSTQFATLFISLGVVGMMIGSMLAKVLTDRWCKLKVFFWTNIILAIFSGAFYFFDPKATMMIMVLYFLLNILHQIPSPLHWSLMADVDDYGEWKTGKRITGISFSGNLFFLKLGLAIAGAMVGFLLSWYGYDAGAKAQSDSAINGIMLLFTIIPGVGYLITAGVVRLLKVDREFMQQIQADLEKRRANYRELNEYHDIKTTETVRKA